The Ciona intestinalis chromosome 11, KH, whole genome shotgun sequence genome has a segment encoding these proteins:
- the LOC100184417 gene encoding exportin-1, with protein MPPIAMSVNVTQQHGQQLLDFGQKLDISLLDSVVGCLYNGEGQSQRIAENILTALKEHPESWTRVDTILEYSQNQQTKYYALQILENVIKTRWKVLPRNQCDGIKKYIVALIIKTSSDAALSEKEKTYLGKLNMILVQILKQDWPKNWPTFISDIVGASRTNESLCQNNMVILKLLSEEVFDFSQDQMTQVKAKHLKDSMCNEFSDIFQLCQFVMDNSQNAPLVNATLSTLLCFLNWIPLGYIFETELITQLIYKFLNLPMFRNVTLKCITEIAGVSVAGKYDEQFVKLFSHTMQQLKQMLPPNINMKVAYANGSDTEQNFIQNLALFLCTYLKEHGQLVEKQDMRPHLLDALGYLVHISEVEETEIFKICLEYWNSLSAELYRESPFTTGPAITLAASEISVPTRRQIYLPILSKVRLVMISRMAKPEEVLVVENEQGEVVREFMKDTDSINLYKNMRETLVYLTHLDYVDTERIMTEKLHNQVNGSEWSWKNLNTLCWAIGSISGAMHEEDEKRFLVTVIRDLLGLCEQKRGKDNKAIIASNIMYVVGQYPRFLRAHWRFLKTVVNKLFEFMHETHDGVQDMACDTFIKIAQKCRRHFVQMQAGEVMPFIEEILSNINTIICDLQPQQVHTFYEAVGFMISAQTDSVVQEHLIEKYMLLPNQVWDSIIQKATKDVDVLKDPPTVKQLGSILKTNVRAGKAVGHSFVQQLGRIYLDMLNVYKCLSENISSAIQQNGEGVMKQPLIRSMRTVKKETLKLISGWVSRATDPEMVAENFVPPLLEAVLIDYRTNVPAAREPEVLSTIATIVNKLEGAITKEIGQIFDAVFECTLEMINKDFEEFPEYRTNFFLLLQAVNNHCFPALLSIPQPQFKLVLDSIIWAFKHTMRNVAHTGLSILYQLLQNITLVDDAAQSFYQMYFTDILQHVFSVGTDTSHTAGLTMHASILAYMFSLVEQNKITVPLHANQPNNLVFVQEYVANLLKTAFPHLQDAQIKLFVRGLFSLNHDIALFKDHLRDFLVQIKEFAGEDTTDLFLEEREATLSKAQEEKRRAQMAVPGIVNPHEVNEEMQD; from the exons ATGCCTCCCATTGCCATGTCTGTCAATGTGACACAACAACATGGCCAACAACTACTTGATTTTGGTCAGAAGTTGGATATATCTTTGTTGGATAGTGTGGTTGGTTGTTTATACAACGGCGAAGGACAATCA cAAAGAATTGCTGAGAATATATTGACTGCACTGAAAGAACACCCGGAATCATGGACTAGGGTTGATACTATTTTAGAATATTCGCAGAATCAACAAACCAAG TACTATGCTCTACAAATCTtggaaaatgttataaaaaccaGATGGAAAGTTTTACCAAGGAATCAATGTGATG GAATCAAGAAGTACATTGTGGCTTTAATAATCAAGACTTCATCAGATGCCGCTCTCAGTGAAAAAGAAAAGACTTATCTTGGCAAACTAAACATGATTCTAGTTCAGATATTGAAACAAGATTGGCCCAAGAACTGGCCAACATTTATTAGCGACATTGTTGGTGCAAGTCGTACAAATGAATCTCTGTGTCAAAATAACATGGTTATTCTTAAACTACTCAG tgAAGAAGTTTTTGATTTCTCACAAGATCAGATGACACAAGTAAAAGCAAAGCACTTAAAGGACAGCATGTGTAATGAGTTTTCTGATATATTTCAGCTATGTCAGTTTGTAATG gATAATTCTCAAAATGCACCACTGGTCAACGCTACACTCAGCACTCTACTTTGCTTTTTAAACTGGATTCCTCTCGGCTACATATTTGAAACTGAACTAATAACCCAACTAATATATAAG tttttgaatCTTCCCATGTTTAGAAATGTGACGCTAAAGTGCATTACAGAAATAG CTGGTGTAAGTGTTGCTGGTAAATATGATGAACAATTTGTCAAGCTGTTTTCGCACACAATGCAACAACTGAAGcag ATGTTACCAccaaatataaacatgaagGTTGCGTATGCAAATGGTTCTGATACTGAGCAGAACTTTATTCAAAACCTTGCATTGTTTCTGTGCACCTACCTCAAAGAGCACGGTCAGCTTGTGGAAAAACAAGACATGCGACCACATTTACTTGAT GCTCTTGGTTACCTTGTTCATATTTCTGAAGTGGAAGAAactgaaatttttaaaatctgtcTGGAATATTGGAATTCTTTATCTGCTGAATTGTACAGGGAAAGTCCATTTACAACAGGACCAGCCATTACACTTGCCGCATCGGAAATTAGTGTCCCTACAAGaagacaaatatatttaccaataTTATCGAAA GTTAGGTTGGTCATGATAAGCAGAATGGCAAAACCTGAAGAAGTGTTGGTTGTCGAGAATGAACAAGGGGAAGTGGTTCGTGAGTTCATGAAAGACACAGACTCCATTAACCTTTACAAAAACATGAGAGAAACATtag TATATCTCACTCATTTGGATTATGTTGACACTGAGAGAATCATGACAGAAAAGCTTCATAATCAG GTGAATGGGTCAGAGTGGTCGTGGAAGAACTTAAACACATTATGCTGGGCCATTGGAAGCATCAGTGGTGCCATGCATGAGGAGGATGAAAAACGTTTTCTTGTTACTGTTATTAGAG ATTTGCTTGGATTGTGTGAGCAGAAGAGAGGGAAAGATAACAAAGCGATCATCGCGTCAAACATTATGTACGTTGTCGGGCAGTATCCTCGCTTCTTACGTGCTCATTGGAGATTTTTGAAAACTGTTGTTAACAAGTTGTTTGAGTTCATGCATG AAACTCATGATGGTGTACAAGACATGGCGTGCGACACCTTTATTAAGATTGCACAGAAATGTCGGCGACACTTTGTGCAAATGCAAGCAGGAGAAGTGATGCCGTTTATTGAAgaaattttatcaaatatcAACACCATCATATGTGATTTACAACCACAACAA GTTCACACGTTTTACGAAGCTGTCGGTTTCATGATCAGTGCACAAACAGATTCAGTCGTTCAGGAACACTTGATTGAAAAATACATGTTACTGCCAAACCAG GTATGGGACAGCATTATTCAGAAAGCTACCAAAGATGTGGATGTACTTAAGGATCCCCCCACAGTAAAACAACTTGGCAGCatcttaaaaacaaatgttcgAGCTGGAAAAGCTGTTGGACACAGCTTTGTTCAACAG CTTGGTCGTATATACCTTGATATGCTGAACGTTTACAAATGTTTAAGTGAAAACATTTCATCTGCAATTCAACAAAATGGTGAAGGTGTTATGAAACAACCTCTTATTAGAAGCATGAGGACGGTTAAGAAGGAAACACTTAAGTTAATATCAGGATGGGTTAGCAGAGCTACTGACCCAGAAATG GTGGCAGAAAACTTTGTTCCACCATTATTAGAAGCTGTGTTGATTGATTACCGGACAAATGTGCCCGCTGCTCGAGAACCTGAAGTCTTAAGCACCATTGCCACTATTGTTAATAAACTTGAG GGTGCAATAACAAAAGAAATCGGTCAAATCTTTGATGCTGTCTTTGAATGCACCCTTGAAATGATTAACAAAGATTTTGAAGAATTCCCTGAATACAGAACTAACTTCTTCTTACTGTTGCAG GCTGTAAACAACCACTGCTTCCCTGCTTTACTCAGCATACCTCAACCTCAGTTTAAACTTGTCCTTGACTCCATTATATGGGCCTTCAAGCATACTATGAGAAATGTGGCTCATACAG GTTTGAGCATTCTGTACCAGTTGCTGCAGAATATTACATTGGTGGATGATGCAGCAcaaagtttttaccaaatgtaCTTTACTGATATTTTACAGCACGTTTTCAGTGTTGGCACTGACACCTCTCACACTGCAG GTTTGACGATGCATGCATCCATACTTGCCTACATGTTTAGTTTAGTTGAACAGAATAAGATAACAGTGCCACTACACGCCAATCAACCCAACAATTTAGTATTTGTGCAGGAATATGTGGCCAATCTGCTGAAAACAGCATTCCCCCACCTTCAAGA tgcccaaataaagttatttgtaCGAGGACTGTTCAGTCTGAACCACGATATTGCTTTGTTTAAAGACCATCTACGAGACTTCCTTGTTCAGATCAAG GAGTTTGCTGGGGAAGACACGACCGACTTGTTCTTGGAAGAAAGAGAGGCGACTCTTTCAAAGGCGCAAGAGGAAAAACGACGAGCGCAGATGGCTGTACCTGGCATTGTAAATCCACATGAAGTCAATGAAGAAATGCAGGACTGA
- the LOC100182050 gene encoding DNA damage-regulated autophagy modulator protein 2, with product MVFWFQRGMAFLPIFLVVWTYLTFMTSYIIAVSRGDVDPGFPYISDTGARRPESSIFGQMLNISAVAALACLYIRYKQVDGYLEKLEMTKFNIVNRLNKIGMFFSVLICLGISLVANFQETSVLYVHLVGAMLAFGLGTLYEFLQTYITYKMHPEVNGRRIFHARLAVCVVSLMAFVGGFIATSCTTAVNKAGDIKFHWKPGQPGYSAHLASTILEWVLAGSFLAYFFTFIRDFQQITIGTNTELHHETLYHDGVEQLHDEREDGDIVA from the exons ATGGTGTTTTGGTTCCAAAGAGGAATGGCATTTTTGCCAATCTTTTTAGTAGTTTGGACTTACCTTacatttatgacatcatatataattgCAGTCTCCAGGGGTGATGTAGACCCAGGATTCCCATATATTTCGGACACTGGGGCTCGTCGCCCAGAAAGTTCAATTTTTGGACAAATGTTAAACATCTCAGCTGTGGCAG CTTTAGCATGCTTGTACATTCGCTACAAACAAGTGGATGGATATTTAGAAAAACTTGAAATGACAAAGTTCAACATTGTGAATCGACTTAATAAAATCGGgatgtttttttctgtgttgaTTTGCTTAGGCATATCTTTGGTTGCAAACTTTCAG GAAACAAGCGTACTGTATGTTCATCTTGTTGGCGCAATGCTTGCGTTTGGATTGGGCACATTATATGAGTTTCTTCAAACATATATTACTTACAAAATGCATCCAGAGGTTAATGGAAGGCGTATATTTCATGCGAGACTGGCAGTGTGCGTTGTCAGTTTAATGGCATTTGTAGGAG GTTTTATAGCAACATCATGCACAACCGCTGTTAATAAAGCTGGAGATATAAAGTTTCACTGGAAGCCTGGACAACCA GGCTACAGTGCTCATTTGGCAAGCACCATACTTGAGTGGGTGTTGGCTGGTTCATTTCTTGCTTATTTTTTCACATTCATTCGAGACTTCCAGCAAATAACAATTGGAACAAATACTGAACTACACCATGAGACATTATACCATGATGGGGTGGAACAGCTGCATGATGAAAGAGAAGATGGAGACATTGTGGCATAA